The window tctgtgtgtgtgtgtgtatatgtgtgtgtgtgtgtgtatgtgtgtgtgtgtgtgtgtatatatgtgtgtgtgtgtgtgtatgtgtgtgtgtgtgtgtatatgtgtgtgtgtgtgtgtgtgtgtgtgtgtctgtgtgtgtgtctgtgtgtgtatatgtgtgtgtgtgtgtgtgtgtgtgtgtatatgtgtgtgtctgtctgtctgtctgtctgtctgtgtgtctctgtgtgtgtgtctgtctgtctgtctgtctgtctgtgtgtgtgtgtgtgtgtgtgtgtgtgtgtctgtgctgtctgtctgtctgtctgtgtgtgtgtgtgtgtgtgtgtgtgtgtgtgtgtgtctgtgtgtgtctgtctgtctgtctgtctgtctgtgtgtgtgtgtgtgtgtgtgtatatgtgtgtgtgtgtctgtctgtgtgtgtgtctgtctgtctgtctgtctgtctgtgtgtgtgtgtgtctgtgtgtgtgtgtgtgtgtgtgtgtctgtgtgtctgtctgtctgtctgtctgtgtgtgtgtgtgtgtgtgtgtgtgtgtgtgtgtgtgtgtgtgtgtgtgtgtgtgtgtgtgtgtgtagtgccGTTTGCCTTCGTGGTTCTGAAGGAGGACTTTGGACTCGACCCCCGTCGTCCTCCAGGAGCTCAGAGAACTCGTCTCCACAAAGATCGCCAGATACGCCGTCCCGGAGCACTTCCTGGTGAGGCTCACCTGGAACACCTGGAACACCTGGAACACCTGGCTGCACTCTGGCGTTGTGTTCAGGTGTTTCTTTACATGTCGGTATTTCCTGTCGTCCCTCAGGTGGTGAAGCGGCTCCCCAAGACTCGCTCCGGGAAGATCATGAGGCGGATCCTCAGGaaggttgccatggagacaacAGGTGACCTCGGCGACGTGTCGACTCTGGATGACCCGTCCGTCGTCAAGGAGATAATCGAGGCCCACGAGCAGtacaggaagcagagaggaggagagaagaagaaggacttCCTGTCGCCGTCTCGTTAAACCGCGGGGAGGAAGCGGGCGGGGCCGAGCCGGTCTTCAGGTACGGACGACGTCATCGTTCCTCAGGTAGAACCCGAGCTGTTCGCAGACCAGAGGAGTAGTGGACAgaacctttttttattacattacattacagtcatttagcagacgcttttctccagagcgacttacagtcagtagtatgttacatatcattcacccattcacacactgatgacaggctaccatcaaggtgccaccatcagactctaactaacattcatcatcagtccacaccgatggccttcaggagcaacttggggttaagtgtcttgcccaaggacacatcgacaagaagccgggtatcgaaccaccgaccctctgattggagaactaccttgctctccactacgccacagccgccccggtATATATCCTTATACACGAAGAACAGAGACACAGTCAGGAgacagttagcctagcttagcataaatactggacCAGGAGGGGAGAAGAAGACGAAATCACTAACTGTggtactgttcctttaagggcacatctggtgtgtgtgtgtgtgtgtgtgtgtgtgtgtgtgtgtgtgtgtgtgtgtgtgtgtgtgtgtgtgtgtgtgtgtgtgtgtgtgtgtgtgtgtgtgtgtgtgtgtgtgtgtgtgtgtgtgtgtgtgtgtctcagccTTAAATTtgaaagaacacattttttttaagtggaatAAATTCCAATTTCTTAAAATTTTCTTAATACAAATCAGACTTTTAACATAAAGATTTGGACGTTTGGTTCATGAAAATTAAATATGTCATATTGGCTCTTTTTAATCtatattttaatgcaaatatgttttagaATCAAATGAGAACTCAGAGTTTAAGCCTAGAAATATCTGAATCAAGGGTTTTGTCTcgtttttttcagatttgttttatttaacagagAAATGTTTCGTAAACATAGacagatagattttttttttatagatttatagtTTGCAGCTGAAATCGTTTGACAGTTGATCAGATCAAACACTGTGAATCatgaatttaaagaaataaagatttaCTAATAACCATGAACTCATCTGTCTCTgagttttttcttcattcattttaaagagaaCATAGAGATCAATACAgtgacacaaagaaaatgtaaaacagaaacacaatcccatcacacattttatattatgcattatatttataacatctttatttaacaactttgatgaaaatgttattaattatatcgtgtgtgtgtgtgtgtgaaaatatacATGTGAACATATATAATAcgttttttgttattgttacaAATCATCAGGATTGATGACCATGAACAGGACGATCGGttaaagaaaattataaaaatgtaattaaaaagatatatattttttttattatttgttgtgttttaagatGTATTTAATATCTgtctattgatttatttaaaaacaaagcatgtTTAATAATGTCATTGATGTTACTTATTTGGTTTAttataaaacttatttttaattaatgttttttttttttttttttttacacaatgcTTGTTAAACACAGCAAATAACCTTCTattaagttacatttattttattgattaaagcTCAAACAACATATTGGTGTTTTTATTGCAGTGCTTTGACCTccggccagcagggggcgacatGCGGACTTCTCTTCACTGCTGCTGTCGTAAAAACAGCCGTAAATGAAGTTGCAGCAACGCATAACCACAATAAccataataaccataataaccATCATAACCATCATAACCACTGTGTCGGGGGATGTGGTCCTCTGTGGAGCAGCTCGTGGAGGAGTTCATGAGGACGACGGTGACTGAACTCTGCcagagactcagagagagagaagaagaagaagaagaagagtcagTGGAGGTCAGTCTGACTCTATTTACACCAACGAGTAAGAAGTACATGTGCTCAATACTGTACCTgtctgaggtacttgtacttgactGTAGTACCTtctactttatactgtactacacctcagaggtacatgtagtactttatactgtactacatctcagaggtacatgtagtactttatactgtactacacctcagaggtacatatagtactttatactgtactacacctcagaggtacatatagtactttatactgtactacacctcagaggtacatgtagtactttatactgtactacacctcagaggtacatatagtactttatactgtacttctatactgtactacacctcagaggtacatatagtacaGAGGTAcattatactgtactacacctcagaggtacatatagtacttatactgtactacacctcagaggtacatatagtacttatactgtactacacctcagaggtacatgttgtacttatactgtactacatctcagaggtacatatagtacttatactgtactacatctcagaggtacatgttgtacttaaACACAGTTTTATAAAGATTCAAAGTTGATGCTCTGATTTTGCGTCAGTGATCATTTTATTAGGAACAGCTCAAACTAAGTCGTccttgtgtgtgttgcaggaggagctgctggctTTGATGAGGAGGTGCTGTGAGGCTCTGCTGCAGGAGCTGAGaaggctgctggaggagaaccaGGAGCAGAGGAAGCTTcaggaggagaaccaggagaagaggaagcttcaggaggagaaccaggagcAGAGGAAGCTTcaggaggagaaccaggagaagaggaagcttcaggaggagaaccaggagaagaggaagcttcaggaggagaaccaggagaagaggaagcttcaggaggagaaccaggagaagaggaagcttcaggaggagaaccaggagaagaggaagcttcaggaggagaaccaggagcagaggaggcttcaggaggagaaccaggagaagaggaagcttcaggaggagaaccaggagcagaggaggcttcaggaggagaaccaggagaagaggaagcttcaggaggagaaccaggagcagaggaggcttcaggaggagaaccaggagaagAAGGACAAACTACCATCATATGATCAGAGGAGCCTCAATGACTCCACGCCTCCTGCGGTGGAGGTGGGCGACCAATCAGACGCTCCGACAGGTGGAAGCAGCCAATCGGAGCAGCCTCCTGCGGCGGGCCGCCGGCGGACCTTCAGCTGCAgcgtctgcagcagcagcttctccagACGGACCAACCTGAACGCTCACCTGCGGGTCCACAGCCGGGAGCGGCCCTTCACCTGCTCCACCTGCGGGAAGTCTTTCTCCGCCCGCAGCAGCGTGCGGGTCCACCAGCTGACCGTGCACGGCGAGCAGCGGCCCTTCAGGTGCTCTCACTGCGGGAAGCTGTTCGGCACCCGCAGCCACCTCAGGGTGCACCAGacgtccagcagggggcgccgCGGGCCGCTCTCCTGCTCCACCTGCGGCGAGACGTTGACGGCGAGGTGCCGCCTCCGACAGCACAGACTCACCTGTCGGGTCGCAGACGGCGGGTTCAGGTGTGCAGAGTGCGGGAAGGACTTCTCCAGACGCAGCTACCTGTCTGCACACCAGCGAGTCCACCTGAAGGACAAACCCTTCAAGTGTTCCACGTGCCAGAAAGGATTCACCACGCGCCGCAGCGTCCACGTGCACCAGACGACCGTCCACAAAGGACTGAGGCCGTTCACCTGCGGCGTCTGCAGGAAGGCCTTCAGCCAGCGGAGCGGCCTCAGCGCTCACCTGAGGACGCACACGGGCGAGCGGCCGCACACCTGCGAGCAGTGCGGGAACAGTTTCTCCAGCAGGAGCAGCCTGTCGGTGCACCGCCGCGTGCACACGGGGGAGAAGGCCTTCAGCTGCCCCACCTGCGGGAAGAGCTTCAGCGTGTCGGCCAACCTGCGCCGCCACCGGCTCGTCCACTCGGGCCGCCGGGAGTTCAGCTGCGACGTGTGCGGCCGCGGCTTCACGCAGGCGGGACACCTGAAGGTGCACCGCGCCGTGCACGGCGGCGAGTGGGCGTTCATCTGCAACGCCTGCGGGAAGGGCTTCAGACAGCGCGGCGCGCTGCTGGTGCACGAGCGGAGCCACGCCGGCGTCAAACCGCACACCTGCAGCGAGTGCACGAAGAGCTTCTCCTCGTCCGCGTCGCTGAGACGCCACCGGCTGGCTCACGGCGGGCAGAAGTCTCACACCTGTGAGGAGTGCGGGAAGAGCTTCACCAGCGCCCAGATCCTGAGGACTCACCTGACGCTGCACGCCGGCGGCAAAGCGTTCCCCTGCGACGTGTGCGGCCGCGGCTACAGCTCGCTCAGCTACCTGAGGACGCACCGACGCAGCCACTCCGAGGGGAAACCGTTCAGCTGCGCTCGCTGCCAGAAAACCTTCTCCACGCAGGCGAGCGCCAGGCTGCACGAGCGCACGCACAGCGGGGAGAAGCCGTACGTCTGCGAGGTCTGCGGGAAGAGCTTCAGCGTGTCGCAGAACCTCGTCAGACACAAGCGCGTGCACAGCGGGGAGAGACCCTTCGAGTGCGGCGTCTGCGGGAAGAGGTTCAGTCAGAACAACAACCTGAAGGCTCACCTGCTGGTCCACTCGGGCCAGAAACCgttcagctgctcctcctgcagcaggagCTTCGCCTCCATGAGGAGCCTCAGGGAGCACAGGTGTGTCTCTGCTGAATGACGTCACCTGAGAACCTTCTGGAGCCACAAACCGGACGTGATGACGAGCCTTCAAGGGTCTTCAGTGACAGTTTATGTGAAGAAGCGATAAATGATTCTGTTGTAATTCACTGTAACGTTTTATGCTGCACCTTCAGGAATGTAAAGTGATGAAAGAAACGCGTTCTGTTTCATGCTATtgttatgttaatatttaacaGTATTATGACGTCATGTGGAGAGTCAGAGAGGCCCAGCTGGTTTCAGATACTCAGATCAAAGGCTGTATTTAataagtggacgtagtcgtcatgacgtctctcgttggtttgtggactttttGAAGCGTCGAGCTTGGCTacttggtcgtcgccatcttgttttcttgcacacagtgaacaggaagtgaccatatatggactgaggaggagtgacgtagagacgccgtatacgtctctggtgtggacctgtcaatcagtgtgtagccccgccctaaagcatcccctgctttatggtctgtttgactctaaatggagcatcatttactaaatgaacatcatgctgtattgaagaagacttgaaactagagattgagaccataaactcatgtttacaatgtttactgagggaataaatcaagagagaagtagagtcattttctcatagacttctatacaaccagaggagtcgccccctgctggacaggagagagaatgcagctgtCCTGGTTTATTCCTTTGATggtgaaatgacaaaatgaaataaacatttaaagcaaacaataacTAGTTATGTGATGGACAGATTTGTTTTCAGGCTGATGTTTGTCATTGAGTGTTGAAaccataaacaaataaatataaagtaatttcTGCAAATGTCTCAacgtttctcttttcttccaaTAATTCAGTCTTTTCCATTAGTCCATTCTGTGGTCATCACTTAATgattgaaattaaatgtttttaatggcaTCTTATTTAACTTATATaactttatatttctttatttttataaatgcatgttttctctgtttctttctttttatactttagtttgtagtttattttttttcacattgtagataaaatgttttctttttatatgaCATGTATTTATCTTTGATCATATATTTAATTACTatgatatgttttattttaatattaatacattcttctgttttgttgatgtcttttattctgaagtctCAGACCGGAAGCTCTCCGGTGTGTCTCCGGTGTGTCGTCTCTCCGgtgtctctccgtctctccggtgtctctctccgtctgtccgtctctccGGTGGTCTGCAGCCTCCACACAGAGCCGCTCCGTGATGAACGAGACGGGGCTCCGGTTCCGGAGGGTGCAGCGTCCGCAGGTCATCACCGACGAGCTGCCGGAGCAGCGCTCCAAAGGGTCCGGGTAAGAGCCCGTGACGTCACCGCGACCACCGACCACCGATCagttattatatgttaatattatGACAAGCAGCCGAACACTGaggtacaagtactcactacagtactgaggtacaagtactcactacagtactgaggtacaagtactcactactgtacaagtactcactactgTACTGaggtacaagtactcactacagtactagtactcactacagtacaagtactcactactgTACTGaggtacaagtactcactacagtactgaggtacaagtactcactactgtacaagtactcactactgtacaagtactcactactgTACTGaggtacaagtactcactacagtacaagtactcactacagtacaagtactcactactgTACTGaggtacaagtactcactacagtACTCACTACTGTACTcactacagtacaagtactcactacactaagtactcactacagtactcactacagtactgaggtacaagtactcactacagtACTAGTACTCAcacagtacaagtactcactacagtactgaagtacaagtactcactacagtacaagtactGTACTGAAGTACTcactacagtacaagtactcactactgtacaagtactcactacagtactagtactcactacagtacaagtactcactactgtacaagtactcactacagtactgaggtacaagtactcactactgtacaagtactcactacagtactgaggtacaagtactcactactgtacaagtactcactactgTACTGAGGTACAAGTACACAGTACTGAGGTACACTACtgtacaagtactcactactgtactgaagtacaagtactcactacagtACTAGTACTCACTACtgtacaagtactcactacagtactgaggtacaagtactcactacagtactgaggtacaagtactcactactgtacaagtactcactacagtacaagtactcactacagtactgaggtacaagtactcactacagtactgaggtacaagtactcactactgTACTGaggtacaagtactcactacagtactgaggtacaagtactcactacagtacaagtactcactactgtacaagtactcactacagtactgaggtacaagtactcactactgTACTAGTACTcactacagtacaagtactcactactgTACTGaggtacaagtactcactacagtacaagtactcactacagtactgaggtacaagtactcactacagtacaagtactcactacagtacaagtactcactactgtacaagtactcactacagtactgaggtacaagtactcactacagtactagtactcactacagtacaagtactcactactgtacaagtactcactactgTACTGaggtacaagtactcactactgTACTGaggtacaagtactcactactgtacaagtactcactactgTACTGaggtacaagtactcactactactagtactactgtacaagtactcactacagtacaagtactcactacagtactgaggtacaagtactcactacagtactgaggtacaagtactcactacagtacaagtactcactacagtacaagtactcactacagtactgaggtacaagtactcactacagtACTCAAGTACTAGTACTcactacagtacaagtactcactactgTACTGaggtacaagtactcactacagtACTCACTACAGTACTAGTACTCACACAGTactcactactactgaggtacaagtactcactactgTACAGTACtacaagtactcactacagtACTAGTACTCACTACTACAGTACTCACTACAGTACTGaggtacaagtactcactactgtacaagtactcactactacagtactcactacagtacaagtactcactacagtacaagtactcactactgtacaagtactcactacagtactgaggtacaagtactcactacagtacaagtactcactactgtacaagtactcactacagtactacagtactttatactacagtactttactacagtactctactacagtactacagtactttactacagtactactacagtactctactacagtactactacagtactttactacagtactttactacagtactactacacagtactttactacagtactttactacagtactactacagtactactacacagtactttactacagtactttactacagtactactacagtactttactacagtactctactacagtactacagtactttactacagtactttactacagtactactacagtactctactacagtactactacagtactctactacagtactactacagtactctactacagtactttactacagtactactacaatactttactacagtactctactacagtactactacagtactttactacagtactttactacagtactactacagtactctactacagtactactacagtactctactacagtactactacaatACTCTACTACAgtactttactacagtactttactacagtactactacagtactttactacagtactttactacagtactactacagtactttactacagtactctactacagtactactacagtactacagtactttactacagtactactacagtactactacaatACTCTACTATAgtactttactacagtactttactacagtactttactacagtactacagtactttactacagtactttactacagtactctactacagtactttactacagtacttTACTACAGAACTACAGTACTCTACTACAGTACTTTACTACTATAgtactttactacagtacttttacagtactacagtactctactacagtactttactacagtactacagtactttactacagtactttactacagtactttactacagtacttTACTACAATACTCTACTACAgtactttactacagtactttactacagtactttactacagtactacagtactctactacagtactttactacagtactctactacagtactttactacagtactttactacagtactttactacagtactttactacagtactttactacatttatcCGTCAGGTTTATTTACTTTACAGAGTCTGATTATTAATCAGCTGATAAATGATGATCGATTATTATCGATTATAAAAAGTCATTCAATTACCTCAACCTTCAATCTcctaatacatatatatatatatatatgtgtatatatatatgaatatacagtgggtatactaagtattcagaccctttaaatttttcaccctttgtttcattgcagccatttgctaaaatcgaaaagttcatttttttttcgcattaatgtacactcagcaacccatcttgacagaaaaaaacagaaatgtagaaatatttgcaaatttattaaaaaaagaaaaactgaaatatcacatggtcataagtattcagattTGCTCAGTAttagtagaagcaccctttgactagtacagccatgat is drawn from Anoplopoma fimbria isolate UVic2021 breed Golden Eagle Sablefish chromosome 6, Afim_UVic_2022, whole genome shotgun sequence and contains these coding sequences:
- the LOC129091908 gene encoding oocyte zinc finger protein XlCOF6-like, with protein sequence MWSSVEQLVEEFMRTTVTELCQRLREREEEEEEESVEEELLALMRRCCEALLQELRRLLEENQEQRKLQEENQEKRKLQEENQEQRKLQEENQEKRKLQEENQEKRKLQEENQEKRKLQEENQEKRKLQEENQEKRKLQEENQEQRRLQEENQEKRKLQEENQEQRRLQEENQEKRKLQEENQEQRRLQEENQEKKDKLPSYDQRSLNDSTPPAVEVGDQSDAPTGGSSQSEQPPAAGRRRTFSCSVCSSSFSRRTNLNAHLRVHSRERPFTCSTCGKSFSARSSVRVHQLTVHGEQRPFRCSHCGKLFGTRSHLRVHQTSSRGRRGPLSCSTCGETLTARCRLRQHRLTCRVADGGFRCAECGKDFSRRSYLSAHQRVHLKDKPFKCSTCQKGFTTRRSVHVHQTTVHKGLRPFTCGVCRKAFSQRSGLSAHLRTHTGERPHTCEQCGNSFSSRSSLSVHRRVHTGEKAFSCPTCGKSFSVSANLRRHRLVHSGRREFSCDVCGRGFTQAGHLKVHRAVHGGEWAFICNACGKGFRQRGALLVHERSHAGVKPHTCSECTKSFSSSASLRRHRLAHGGQKSHTCEECGKSFTSAQILRTHLTLHAGGKAFPCDVCGRGYSSLSYLRTHRRSHSEGKPFSCARCQKTFSTQASARLHERTHSGEKPYVCEVCGKSFSVSQNLVRHKRVHSGERPFECGVCGKRFSQNNNLKAHLLVHSGQKPFSCSSCSRSFASMRSLREHRCVSAE